In Fusobacterium periodonticum ATCC 33693, the following are encoded in one genomic region:
- a CDS encoding MlaA family lipoprotein: MKIKNLLLLSILSLSLVSCTNTSDVKTSNTNQTDFSDVVISSAEENFIADEYDPWEPFNKRMYYFNYQIEKLVITPVVNTYKFITPDFVENSVTNFFKNTKVLNTMANSAFQFKGRKSMRALGRFTMNAVLGLGGLFDVASKMGMPRPYEDFGLTLAHYGVGRGPYLVLPLLGPTYLRDAFGTGVDSAMAGQMDVYHRMSLFNTTSAPLTVLRGIDMRKNIDFHYKQTNSPFEYEYVRYLYGKYRGIQEAASKK, translated from the coding sequence ATGAAAATTAAAAATTTATTACTATTAAGTATTTTAAGCCTTAGCTTAGTTTCTTGTACTAATACAAGTGATGTAAAAACATCTAATACAAATCAGACAGATTTTAGTGATGTAGTTATTAGTTCTGCAGAAGAGAACTTTATAGCAGATGAGTATGATCCTTGGGAACCATTCAATAAAAGAATGTACTATTTTAACTATCAAATAGAGAAATTAGTAATAACACCTGTAGTGAATACTTATAAATTTATAACTCCTGATTTTGTAGAGAATAGTGTGACTAATTTCTTTAAAAATACAAAAGTTTTAAATACTATGGCAAACTCAGCTTTTCAATTTAAGGGAAGAAAATCTATGAGAGCCTTAGGAAGATTTACTATGAATGCAGTATTAGGATTAGGAGGACTTTTTGATGTGGCTTCTAAGATGGGAATGCCAAGACCTTATGAAGATTTTGGATTAACTCTAGCCCATTATGGAGTAGGAAGAGGACCATATTTAGTTTTACCTCTATTAGGACCTACATATTTAAGAGATGCCTTTGGTACAGGAGTTGACTCAGCTATGGCAGGTCAAATGGATGTATATCATAGAATGAGTTTATTTAATACAACAAGTGCTCCTTTAACAGTTTTAAGAGGAATTGATATGAGAAAAAATATAGATTTCCATTATAAACAAACAAATTCACCATTTGAGTATGAATATGTAAGATATTTATATGGAAAATATAGAGGTATACAAGAAGCTGCTAGTAAAAAATAA
- the pepV gene encoding dipeptidase PepV, with translation MDLKEKVLGYKDEVVKEIQNAIRVKSVKEAPLPGMPFGEGPAKALDHFMDLAKKLGFKAEKFDNYAMHIDMGEGDETLGILAHVDVVPEGDNWTYPPYSGTIADGKIFGRGTLDDKGPAIISLFAMKAIADAGIKLNRKVRMILGADEESGSACLKYYFGELKMPQPTIGFTPDSSFPVTYAEKGSVRVKIKKKFNTLQDVVIKGGNAFNSVPNKANGEIPVDMLGEVRNKNKVEFEREGNTYKVFSAGIPAHGAYPSKGYNAVSALFEVLKDFEVKNEELKTIVTFFDKFIKMETDGESFGVKCTDGETGELTLNLGKIDLENNELEIWLDMRIPVKIKNEQIIETIKKNTEDFGYEFVLHSNTQPLYVPKDSFLVSTLMNIYKDLTGDKDAEPVAIGGGTYAKYANNTVAFGALLPDQEDRMHQRDEYLEISKIDKLLQIYVEAIYKLAK, from the coding sequence ATGGATTTAAAAGAAAAAGTATTAGGGTACAAAGATGAGGTAGTAAAAGAAATTCAAAATGCTATTAGAGTAAAAAGTGTTAAGGAAGCACCTTTACCTGGTATGCCTTTTGGGGAAGGACCTGCAAAAGCATTAGATCACTTTATGGATTTAGCTAAAAAACTTGGATTTAAAGCTGAAAAATTTGATAATTATGCTATGCATATTGATATGGGAGAAGGAGACGAAACTCTAGGAATACTTGCTCACGTTGACGTAGTACCAGAAGGAGATAACTGGACATATCCTCCATACTCAGGAACAATAGCAGATGGAAAAATCTTTGGTAGAGGGACATTAGATGACAAAGGACCTGCTATAATCTCTTTATTTGCTATGAAAGCAATAGCAGATGCAGGGATAAAACTAAATAGAAAAGTTAGAATGATATTAGGGGCAGATGAAGAAAGTGGAAGTGCTTGTTTAAAATATTACTTTGGGGAATTAAAAATGCCTCAACCTACTATAGGATTCACACCAGATTCAAGTTTCCCTGTAACTTATGCAGAAAAAGGAAGTGTAAGAGTTAAAATAAAGAAAAAATTCAACACTTTACAAGATGTAGTAATAAAAGGTGGAAATGCTTTTAACTCTGTTCCAAACAAAGCTAATGGAGAAATTCCTGTAGATATGCTTGGAGAAGTTAGAAACAAAAATAAAGTTGAATTTGAAAGAGAAGGAAATACATATAAAGTATTTTCAGCGGGAATCCCAGCACATGGAGCATATCCAAGCAAAGGATACAATGCAGTATCAGCTCTTTTTGAAGTTTTAAAAGATTTTGAAGTTAAAAATGAAGAGTTAAAAACTATAGTTACATTCTTTGATAAATTTATCAAAATGGAAACTGATGGAGAATCTTTTGGAGTTAAATGTACTGATGGAGAAACAGGAGAATTAACTTTAAACTTAGGAAAAATTGATTTAGAAAATAATGAACTTGAAATTTGGTTAGATATGAGAATTCCTGTTAAAATTAAAAATGAACAAATAATAGAAACTATTAAGAAAAATACTGAAGATTTTGGATATGAATTTGTATTACATTCAAATACTCAACCTTTATATGTACCAAAGGATAGTTTCCTAGTTTCAACTTTAATGAATATCTATAAAGACTTAACAGGAGATAAAGATGCAGAACCAGTAGCAATTGGTGGAGGAACTTACGCTAAATATGCAAATAATACTGTTGCCTTTGGAGCTTTACTTCCAGATCAAGAAGACAGAATGCACCAAAGAGATGAATATTTAGAGATCTCAAAAATAGATAAACTTCTTCAAATATATGTAGAAGCTATTTACAAGTTGGCAAAATAG
- a CDS encoding RNA methyltransferase — MRNKVYLSLVHYPVYNRNKDIVCTSVTNFDIHDISRSCGTYEIKGYRLVVPVDAQKKLTERIIGYWQDGTGGQYNKDREQAFRVTDVAESIEAVVEEIEKIEGQKPLIITTSARIFDNSISYENLSKQIFEDDKPYLLLFGTGWGLTDEVMAMSDHILEPIRANSKYNHLSVRAAVAIILDRLFGER; from the coding sequence ATGAGAAATAAAGTTTATTTAAGTTTAGTTCACTATCCAGTTTATAATAGAAATAAAGATATTGTTTGTACTTCTGTAACAAACTTTGATATACATGATATCTCAAGATCTTGTGGAACTTATGAAATAAAAGGATATAGATTGGTTGTTCCAGTTGATGCACAAAAAAAATTGACAGAAAGAATAATAGGATATTGGCAAGATGGTACAGGTGGTCAATACAACAAAGACAGAGAACAAGCTTTCAGAGTGACAGATGTTGCAGAAAGTATAGAAGCAGTTGTGGAAGAAATAGAAAAAATTGAAGGACAAAAGCCTTTAATTATAACAACATCAGCTAGAATATTTGATAACAGTATAAGCTATGAAAACTTATCTAAACAAATATTTGAAGATGACAAACCTTACCTTTTACTTTTTGGAACAGGTTGGGGCTTAACTGATGAAGTTATGGCTATGTCTGATCATATACTAGAGCCAATTAGAGCTAATTCAAAATATAATCATTTATCAGTTAGAGCAGCTGTTGCAATAATTTTAGATAGATTATTTGGAGAGAGATAA
- the rimM gene encoding ribosome maturation factor RimM (Essential for efficient processing of 16S rRNA), translating to MIVAGKVLGSHHLKGEVKVISDLQNIEMLVGNKVILELEDKQQKLLTVKKIAPLVANKWIFTFEEIKNKQDTIEIRNAAIKVRRDIVGIGEDEHLVSDMLGFKVYDVKDDEYLGEITEIMDTAAHDIYVIESEDFETMIPDVDVFIKNIDFENKKMLVDTIEGMKEPKVKK from the coding sequence ATGATTGTTGCAGGAAAAGTTTTAGGTTCTCATCATTTAAAAGGAGAAGTCAAAGTAATTTCTGATTTACAAAATATAGAAATGTTAGTTGGAAATAAAGTTATTTTAGAATTGGAAGATAAGCAACAAAAACTATTGACTGTAAAAAAGATAGCACCTCTTGTTGCGAATAAATGGATTTTTACCTTTGAAGAGATAAAAAACAAACAAGATACTATTGAAATTAGAAATGCAGCTATAAAGGTTAGAAGAGATATAGTTGGAATTGGAGAAGATGAGCATTTAGTAAGTGATATGCTAGGTTTTAAAGTCTATGATGTAAAAGATGATGAGTATCTAGGAGAAATAACTGAAATTATGGATACAGCAGCACATGATATTTATGTTATAGAAAGTGAAGACTTTGAAACTATGATACCTGATGTAGATGTATTTATTAAAAATATTGATTTTGAAAACAAAAAAATGTTAGTTGATACCATAGAAGGTATGAAAGAACCTAAGGTAAAGAAATGA
- a CDS encoding PolC-type DNA polymerase III has translation MNNKQIMIEPNMEVFERLGVKNIEIKNILLNTRTKRITFNCSVSCMGCIDDIDTIYKDVLSKFGREIDIEFVTENKELKLEDEEIKTIAIRAIERLKSKNTTSKSFLCFYKVYVKNTYIIIELNNEHIKFMLEEVKISSKIESILAEYGLKNYKIIFSVGDFSKELSNVEEKIKSDMEKHQDIISSEREKIVKENSVTETQVYKAKNEFKRGSKTKDIKGDVISIKDFYDLYDGEPCIVQGEIFSIENMVLKSGKTLKTIRITDGESSLTSKIFLDENDNLDISEGKILKLSGKVQMDTYAGNEKTLMINTVNIIEKEVIKKEDTAEEKMVELHTHTKMSEMVGVTDVEDLIKRAKEYGHKAIAITDYSVVHSYPAAYKTAKKLSKDDDKMKVIFGCEMYMIDDEALMITNPKDKKIDEEEFVVFDIETTGLNSHTNKIIEIGAVKIKAGRIIDRYSQLINPGISIPYHITEITSITNEQVANQPKIDEVIGKFVEFIGDAVLVAHNAPFDMGFIKRDIKEYLNIDLESSVIDTLQMARDLFPDFKKYGLGDLNKSLGLALEKHHRAVDDSQATANMFIIFLEKYKEKGIEYLKDINKGFEVNVKKQSLRNIMVQVKTQEGLKNMYKLVSEGHIKYFGNKKARIPKSVLKENREGLIVGSSLSAHFLNTGELVELYLRRDLEKLEETAKFYDYIELLPKSTYNELIEKEGTGSLASYDDVEKMNKYFYDLGKRLGILVTASSNVHYLDENEDIIRSILLYGSGTVYNSRQYSINNGFYFRTTDEMLKEFSYLGEKEAKEVIITNTNKIADMVEEGIKPIPEGFFPPKMENAEEIVRTMTYEKAYRIYGDPLPDIVSKRLERELNAIINNGFSVLYLSAQKLVKKSLDNGYLVGSRGSVGSSLVAFMMGITEVNALYPHYICDNPECKHSEFIEKEGVGIDLPDKICPNCGAKLRKDGYSIPFEVFMGFKGDKVPDIDLNFSGEYQSEIHRYCEELFGKENVFKAGTISTLAEKNAEAYVRKYFEDNNLNAVRAEIIRLGRLCQGAKKTTGQHPGGMVIVPQGNSIYEFCPVQRPANDETSESTTTHYDYHVMDEQLVKLDILGHDDPTTIKLLQEYTNMEVKDIPLADKDTLKIFSSTESLGVSPEEIGTEIGTYGIPEFGTGFVRQMLIDTRPTTFAELVRISGLSHGTNVWLNNAQEFVRNGQATLSQIITVRDDIMNYLIDQGLDNSDAFKIMEFVRKGKPKKEPENWEKYSNMMKEKNVPDWYIESCRRIEYMFPKGHAVAYVMMAMRIAYFKVHQPLAFYAAFLSRKADDFDMEVMSKGVLAKQKLEELSKEPKLDPKKKNEQAICEIVVELEARGIELLPVDIYLSEGRKFKIEDDKIRIPLIGISGLGGAVIENILKEREEGKFISVEDLKRRTKMSQTVADKLRSIGAISSLSETNQISLF, from the coding sequence ATGAATAATAAGCAAATTATGATAGAACCTAATATGGAAGTTTTTGAAAGATTAGGTGTAAAGAATATAGAGATTAAGAATATCCTCTTAAACACAAGGACTAAGAGGATAACTTTCAATTGTTCTGTATCTTGTATGGGTTGTATAGATGATATTGATACTATATATAAAGATGTTCTTTCAAAATTTGGTAGAGAGATAGATATTGAGTTTGTAACAGAAAACAAGGAATTAAAATTAGAGGATGAAGAGATAAAAACTATTGCAATTAGGGCTATAGAAAGGTTGAAATCTAAGAATACAACCTCTAAGTCCTTTTTGTGTTTTTATAAGGTATATGTTAAAAATACTTATATAATTATAGAACTTAATAACGAACATATAAAGTTTATGTTAGAAGAAGTTAAGATTTCTTCGAAAATAGAAAGTATTTTAGCAGAATATGGTCTAAAAAATTATAAGATTATTTTTTCTGTAGGAGATTTTTCAAAGGAACTTTCAAATGTTGAAGAAAAAATAAAATCTGATATGGAAAAACATCAAGATATTATAAGTTCTGAAAGAGAAAAAATTGTAAAAGAAAATTCTGTGACAGAAACTCAAGTATATAAGGCTAAGAATGAATTTAAAAGAGGTTCAAAAACTAAAGATATAAAAGGTGATGTTATATCTATAAAAGATTTTTATGATTTATATGATGGAGAACCTTGTATAGTTCAAGGGGAAATATTCTCTATTGAAAACATGGTATTAAAAAGTGGAAAGACTTTAAAAACTATAAGAATAACTGATGGAGAAAGTTCTCTTACTTCTAAAATATTTCTAGATGAAAATGATAATCTAGATATTTCAGAAGGAAAAATCTTAAAACTTAGTGGAAAAGTTCAAATGGATACCTATGCTGGAAATGAAAAGACTTTAATGATAAATACAGTAAATATAATTGAAAAAGAAGTTATTAAAAAAGAAGATACAGCAGAAGAAAAAATGGTTGAGCTACATACACATACAAAAATGAGTGAAATGGTTGGAGTAACTGATGTTGAAGATCTTATAAAAAGAGCTAAAGAATATGGACACAAGGCTATAGCTATAACAGATTATTCCGTTGTTCACTCTTATCCAGCAGCATATAAAACAGCTAAAAAGCTTTCAAAAGATGATGATAAAATGAAAGTTATCTTTGGTTGTGAAATGTATATGATAGATGATGAAGCTCTTATGATTACAAATCCTAAAGATAAAAAAATAGATGAAGAAGAGTTTGTAGTATTTGATATAGAAACTACAGGATTAAATTCACACACTAATAAAATAATAGAAATAGGTGCTGTAAAAATAAAAGCTGGAAGAATAATTGATAGATATTCACAACTTATCAATCCAGGAATATCTATACCATATCATATAACTGAAATCACTAGTATTACAAATGAACAAGTTGCAAATCAACCCAAAATTGATGAAGTGATAGGAAAGTTTGTAGAGTTTATTGGAGATGCAGTTTTAGTTGCTCATAATGCTCCTTTTGATATGGGATTTATAAAAAGAGATATAAAAGAATATTTGAATATAGATTTAGAATCTTCTGTCATTGATACCTTACAAATGGCAAGAGACTTATTTCCAGATTTCAAAAAATATGGTCTAGGAGACTTAAATAAGTCTTTAGGACTTGCTCTTGAAAAACACCATAGAGCAGTAGATGACTCACAAGCAACAGCAAATATGTTTATTATATTCTTAGAAAAATATAAAGAAAAAGGTATAGAATACCTTAAAGATATAAATAAAGGTTTTGAAGTTAATGTTAAAAAGCAATCTTTAAGAAATATTATGGTACAAGTTAAGACTCAAGAGGGTCTAAAAAATATGTATAAATTAGTTTCTGAAGGGCATATAAAATACTTTGGAAATAAAAAAGCAAGAATTCCTAAGTCAGTATTAAAAGAAAATAGAGAAGGGCTTATAGTAGGAAGTTCTTTAAGTGCTCACTTTTTAAATACAGGAGAACTTGTAGAATTATATTTAAGACGTGACTTAGAAAAGCTAGAAGAAACAGCAAAGTTTTATGACTATATAGAGTTATTACCTAAATCAACTTATAATGAGCTTATAGAAAAAGAAGGAACAGGTTCATTAGCTTCTTATGATGATGTTGAAAAAATGAATAAATATTTTTATGACTTAGGTAAAAGACTTGGAATTTTAGTAACGGCAAGTTCTAATGTTCATTATCTTGATGAAAATGAAGACATAATAAGATCAATTTTACTATATGGTAGTGGAACTGTGTATAACTCAAGACAATATAGTATAAATAATGGTTTTTACTTTAGAACAACTGATGAAATGTTAAAAGAATTTAGCTATCTAGGAGAAAAAGAAGCCAAAGAAGTTATTATAACTAACACAAATAAGATAGCTGATATGGTAGAAGAAGGTATAAAACCTATACCAGAAGGATTCTTTCCACCAAAAATGGAAAATGCAGAAGAAATTGTTAGAACTATGACTTATGAAAAGGCATATAGAATATATGGAGATCCTTTACCAGATATTGTTTCAAAAAGACTAGAAAGAGAATTAAATGCTATTATAAATAATGGTTTCTCAGTTCTATATCTATCAGCACAGAAGTTAGTAAAAAAATCTTTAGATAATGGTTATCTAGTTGGATCAAGAGGTTCAGTTGGATCTTCACTTGTAGCCTTTATGATGGGAATAACTGAAGTTAATGCTCTATACCCACACTATATCTGTGATAACCCTGAGTGTAAACATTCAGAGTTTATTGAAAAAGAAGGGGTAGGTATAGATTTACCAGATAAAATTTGTCCTAATTGTGGTGCTAAACTTAGAAAAGATGGATATTCAATACCATTTGAAGTATTTATGGGATTCAAAGGGGATAAAGTTCCAGATATAGACTTGAACTTCTCAGGAGAATATCAATCTGAAATTCATAGATATTGTGAAGAACTCTTTGGTAAAGAGAATGTATTTAAAGCAGGAACTATATCAACACTTGCTGAAAAAAATGCTGAAGCCTATGTAAGAAAATATTTTGAAGACAATAATCTAAATGCAGTAAGAGCTGAAATTATTAGATTGGGTAGACTTTGTCAAGGTGCAAAGAAAACTACAGGTCAGCACCCAGGAGGAATGGTAATAGTTCCTCAAGGAAATTCTATCTATGAATTCTGTCCTGTGCAAAGACCAGCTAATGATGAAACAAGTGAATCTACAACAACCCATTATGATTATCACGTAATGGATGAACAGTTAGTAAAACTTGATATACTAGGGCATGATGACCCTACAACTATAAAGCTTTTACAAGAATATACTAATATGGAAGTAAAGGATATCCCACTTGCTGATAAGGATACTTTAAAAATATTCTCATCAACTGAATCTTTAGGAGTAAGCCCTGAAGAAATAGGAACAGAAATAGGAACTTATGGAATACCTGAGTTTGGGACAGGCTTTGTTAGACAGATGCTTATAGATACAAGACCTACAACATTTGCAGAGCTTGTAAGAATATCAGGGCTTTCACACGGGACAAATGTTTGGCTTAATAATGCCCAAGAGTTTGTAAGAAATGGACAAGCAACTCTTTCACAAATAATAACAGTGAGAGATGACATTATGAACTATTTAATAGATCAAGGCTTAGATAATAGTGATGCCTTTAAGATAATGGAGTTTGTAAGAAAGGGTAAACCTAAAAAAGAACCTGAAAATTGGGAAAAATATTCTAATATGATGAAGGAAAAGAATGTTCCTGATTGGTATATAGAATCTTGCAGAAGAATAGAATATATGTTTCCAAAAGGACATGCTGTTGCCTATGTTATGATGGCAATGAGAATAGCATACTTTAAAGTTCATCAACCACTTGCATTCTATGCAGCTTTCCTATCAAGAAAAGCAGATGATTTTGATATGGAAGTTATGAGTAAGGGAGTTCTTGCAAAACAAAAATTGGAAGAACTATCTAAGGAACCTAAATTAGATCCTAAGAAAAAGAATGAACAAGCTATATGTGAAATTGTAGTAGAATTAGAAGCAAGAGGTATAGAACTTTTACCCGTAGATATTTACTTATCTGAAGGTAGAAAATTTAAAATAGAAGATGATAAAATTAGAATACCTTTAATTGGAATAAGTGGACTTGGTGGAGCAGTAATTGAAAATATTCTTAAAGAAAGAGAAGAAGGAAAATTTATTTCAGTTGAAGATTTAAAGAGAAGAACAAAAATGTCACAAACTGTGGCAGATAAATTAAGAAGTATTGGAGCAATATCAAGTTTGAGTGAAACAAATCAAATTTCGTTATTTTAA
- a CDS encoding DUF4911 domain-containing protein has protein sequence MKKSYEFIIQSKKEDIDFINKIVEAYEGAGVVRTLDSTNGIISVISTDDYKDMMREVLIDLGNRWVDLKIIEEGAWKGTL, from the coding sequence ATGAAAAAAAGTTATGAATTTATAATACAAAGTAAAAAAGAAGATATAGACTTTATCAATAAAATAGTGGAAGCCTATGAAGGAGCAGGAGTTGTGAGGACTCTTGATTCAACTAATGGTATCATAAGTGTTATTTCAACAGATGACTATAAAGATATGATGAGAGAAGTATTAATTGATTTAGGAAATAGATGGGTAGATTTGAAAATTATTGAAGAGGGTGCTTGGAAGGGTACTCTATAA
- the rsmA gene encoding 16S rRNA (adenine(1518)-N(6)/adenine(1519)-N(6))-dimethyltransferase RsmA — protein MDFKHKKKYGQNFLNNKDEILNKIIEVSNIDENDEILEIGPGQGALTNLLVERAKKLTCVEIDKDLEAGLRKKFSSKENYTLVMGDVLEVDLTKYLNKGTKVVANIPYYITSPIINKLIENKELIDEAYIMVQKEVGERICAKAGKERSILTLAVEYYGEADYLFTIPREFFNPIPNVDSAFISIKFYKDDRYKNKVSEDLFFKYIKAAFSNKRKNIVNNLATLGYSKDKIKEILNQVEISENERAENISIDKFIELIDIFEGR, from the coding sequence ATGGACTTTAAACATAAAAAGAAGTATGGTCAAAACTTTTTAAATAATAAAGATGAAATCTTAAATAAAATAATAGAAGTTTCTAATATTGATGAAAATGACGAGATTTTAGAAATAGGACCAGGGCAAGGGGCTTTGACAAACCTATTAGTTGAAAGAGCTAAAAAATTAACTTGTGTTGAGATAGATAAGGACTTAGAAGCAGGTCTTAGAAAAAAGTTTTCTTCAAAAGAGAACTACACTCTTGTAATGGGAGATGTTTTGGAAGTAGACTTGACTAAATATCTAAATAAGGGTACTAAGGTTGTTGCAAATATACCTTACTACATAACATCACCTATTATCAATAAACTTATAGAGAATAAAGAACTAATAGATGAAGCATATATTATGGTTCAAAAGGAAGTTGGAGAAAGAATTTGTGCAAAGGCAGGTAAAGAAAGATCTATTTTAACTCTAGCAGTTGAATACTATGGAGAAGCAGACTATCTGTTCACTATTCCAAGAGAATTTTTTAATCCTATTCCAAATGTTGATTCAGCCTTTATCTCAATAAAATTCTATAAAGATGATAGATACAAAAATAAGGTTTCAGAAGATTTATTCTTTAAATATATAAAGGCAGCTTTTTCAAATAAGAGAAAAAATATCGTAAATAATCTAGCAACATTGGGATATTCAAAGGATAAGATAAAAGAAATATTAAATCAAGTTGAAATATCTGAAAATGAAAGAGCAGAAAATATATCAATAGATAAATTTATTGAACTTATAGATATTTTTGAAGGTAGATGA
- the trmD gene encoding tRNA (guanosine(37)-N1)-methyltransferase TrmD has product MKINILTLFPKMFEGFVSESIISRAIKFGAVEVNIIDIRDYCFDKHKQADDMPFGGGNGMVMKPEPLFLALENLSGKVIYTSPQGKTFNQEIAKELAKEEELTIIAGHYEGIDERVVENKVDMELSIGDFVLTGGELPAMVISDTIIRLLPDVIKKDSYENDSFYNGFLDYPHYTRPAEYKGLRVPDVLISGNHKKIDEWRLKESLKRTYLRRRDLIEKRELTKLEKKLLEEIKEEIKKEEV; this is encoded by the coding sequence ATGAAAATAAATATTTTAACATTATTTCCAAAGATGTTTGAAGGCTTTGTAAGTGAGAGTATCATTTCAAGAGCAATAAAATTTGGAGCAGTGGAAGTAAATATTATTGATATAAGAGATTATTGTTTTGACAAACATAAACAAGCTGATGACATGCCTTTTGGTGGTGGAAATGGAATGGTTATGAAGCCAGAGCCACTATTTTTAGCACTAGAAAATCTTTCAGGAAAAGTCATCTATACATCTCCACAAGGAAAAACTTTCAATCAGGAGATAGCAAAAGAACTTGCTAAAGAAGAAGAGTTAACAATAATAGCAGGGCATTATGAAGGTATAGATGAAAGAGTGGTTGAAAATAAAGTAGATATGGAGTTATCCATAGGGGACTTTGTATTAACAGGTGGGGAACTTCCAGCTATGGTTATTTCTGATACTATTATAAGGCTTTTACCTGATGTAATAAAGAAAGATTCCTATGAAAATGATTCTTTCTATAATGGATTTTTAGATTATCCACATTACACAAGACCAGCTGAATATAAAGGTTTAAGAGTACCTGATGTACTGATATCAGGAAATCATAAAAAAATAGATGAGTGGCGTTTAAAAGAAAGTCTAAAGAGAACTTATCTGAGAAGAAGAGACCTAATTGAAAAAAGAGAATTAACAAAGTTAGAGAAAAAATTATTAGAAGAAATTAAAGAAGAGATAAAAAAAGAGGAAGTGTAG
- a CDS encoding KH domain-containing protein: MENLESLLNFIIKQLVETEDKVNITYEVLDSDVTFKVSVAKGEMGKIIGKNGLTANAIRGVMQAAGVKDKLNVSVEFLD, from the coding sequence ATGGAGAATTTAGAAAGTTTGTTAAATTTTATTATTAAACAATTAGTAGAAACAGAAGATAAAGTGAATATAACTTATGAAGTTTTAGATTCAGATGTGACATTCAAAGTTAGTGTTGCTAAAGGAGAAATGGGTAAAATAATAGGAAAAAATGGACTTACAGCTAATGCAATCAGAGGAGTTATGCAAGCAGCTGGAGTAAAAGATAAACTTAATGTAAGTGTTGAATTTTTAGATTAG
- a CDS encoding DUF2156 domain-containing protein, which produces MWKKLTIESKDTIEEYTKNRFEICDLSFSNLFLWSFGENTEYEIENDVLTIRSEYMGEAYYYMPIPKNDTPENIAAMKEKIKKIIEENVSIHYFTEYWYEKLKDDFNLQEKRDYEDYIYSYESLSTLKGRHYAKKKNRVANFRKNYEYTYESINKDNIGEVIAFQEKWYKLHSEFGGEILKNENEGIMQLLKNYDNLDIKGGFLKVNNQIIAYSLGEALNDKMVLVHTEKALIDYIGSYQAINMIYLQEEWQGYELVNREDDFGDEGLREAKMSYKPLYLLKKYSIEKNV; this is translated from the coding sequence ATGTGGAAAAAATTAACAATAGAGTCTAAGGATACTATTGAAGAATACACAAAAAATAGGTTTGAAATCTGTGACTTAAGTTTCTCAAATCTCTTCTTATGGAGTTTTGGTGAAAATACAGAATATGAAATAGAAAATGATGTTTTGACTATCAGAAGTGAATACATGGGGGAGGCATATTACTATATGCCTATCCCTAAAAATGATACTCCTGAAAATATAGCCGCTATGAAAGAAAAAATAAAAAAAATCATAGAGGAAAATGTATCTATTCACTATTTTACAGAATATTGGTATGAAAAATTAAAAGATGATTTTAATCTACAAGAGAAAAGAGATTATGAGGATTATATTTATTCTTATGAAAGTCTATCAACTTTAAAGGGTAGACATTATGCTAAGAAGAAAAATAGAGTAGCTAATTTTAGAAAAAATTATGAATATACTTATGAAAGTATAAATAAGGATAATATAGGAGAAGTAATTGCTTTTCAAGAAAAATGGTATAAACTTCATTCAGAGTTTGGTGGAGAAATTCTAAAAAATGAAAATGAAGGAATAATGCAACTTTTAAAAAATTATGATAACTTAGATATCAAGGGAGGTTTTTTAAAAGTTAACAATCAAATTATTGCTTATAGTCTAGGAGAAGCATTAAACGATAAAATGGTATTAGTTCATACTGAAAAAGCTTTAATTGACTATATAGGAAGTTATCAAGCAATAAATATGATATATTTACAGGAAGAATGGCAAGGTTATGAATTGGTAAATAGAGAAGATGATTTTGGTGATGAAGGATTAAGAGAAGCAAAAATGTCGTACAAACCCCTTTATCTGTTAAAAAAATATAGCATAGAAAAGAATGTGTAA